From Sceloporus undulatus isolate JIND9_A2432 ecotype Alabama chromosome 6, SceUnd_v1.1, whole genome shotgun sequence, one genomic window encodes:
- the ZPBP2 gene encoding zona pellucida-binding protein 2 isoform X1, whose protein sequence is MQGGSGWLSFLLFIAPHFFLAVGIMLNTDTKEVQTGVNEAPHSIKLIKKNYIYGNTKHKVDVYVKVHRNSPFLVCMDVSLSQNEVIDPTYMWIGPDGQTLNKKHYVNLTATGKLMVLDFKEHMSGSYTCTLTYRVFRNDMQAEQERFKTFKFMVYAYREPDYTYRMSVHFTTKACNLAANEQFFEELKKILNNLISHLMCHISEPSYKCYSVKRPKHGLIDELFVVFQVNPFAAGWDVTCHKTPSSCEDLTNSHIQKARWLIEEFFRRQMSILKHEFQNTPPIHYVDHSFQVTRLDSCRPGFGKNELTHNDCANCCVACDPGTYSPDNEVVCQKCTSIRIKHYGAKSC, encoded by the exons ATGCAAGGCGGCAGCGGTTGGTTGTCCTTTCTCCTGTTCATTGCCCCACACTTTTTCCTCGCTGTCGGGATCATGCTGAACACGGACACAAAGGAAG TACAAACTGGAGTGAACGAGGCACCTCATTCTATTAAGTTAATTAAAAAGAATTACATTTATGGCAACACCAAACATAAAg TGGATGTCTATGTCAAAGTGCACAGGAATAGCCCCTTTCTAGTCTGCATGGATGTGTCCCTTTCACAAAATGAAGTCATTGACCCCACCTACATGTGGATTGGGCCAGATGGACAGACACTAAATA AAAAACACTACGTGAATCTCACAGCAACTGGAAAATTGATGGTGCTTGATTTTAAAGAGCACATGTCCGGATCTTATACTTGCACACTTACTTACAGAGTTTTCCGAAATGACATGCAAGCAGAACAGGAAAGATTCAAGACATTTAAATTTATGGTTTATG CATACCGTGAACCAGATTACACATATCGAATGTCTGTTCACTTTACAACAAAAGCTTGCAACCTGGCGGCAAATGAACAGTTCTTTGAAGAGCTAAAGAAAATTCTGAATAATCTGATTTCCCACCTGATGTGTCATATCAGTGAGCCTTCGTACAAGTGTTATTCCGTGAAGCGACCCAAACATGGCCTCATAGATGAGCTGTTTGTTGTTTTTCAAG tGAACCCATTTGCCGCAGGTTGGGACGTTACTTGCCACAAGACTCCCTCTAGCTGTGAAGATCTCACCAACAGCCACATTCAAAAG GCCCGATGGCTCATTGAAGAGTTTTTCCGCAGGCAAATGTCCATCCTGAAACATGAGTTTCAGAACACCCCGCCAATCCATTATGTagaccatagtttccaagtcactCGTCTCGACAGCTGTCGCCCAGGGTTTGGGAAAAATGAGCTCACCCACAATGACTGCGCAAATTGCtgtg TGGCCTGTGATCCTGGGACCTACAGCCCAGACAATGAAGTGGTTTGCCAGAAATGTACAAGCATCCGGATTAAACACTATGGAGCAAAATCCTGTTAA
- the ZPBP2 gene encoding zona pellucida-binding protein 2 isoform X2, whose protein sequence is MDVSLSQNEVIDPTYMWIGPDGQTLNKKHYVNLTATGKLMVLDFKEHMSGSYTCTLTYRVFRNDMQAEQERFKTFKFMVYAYREPDYTYRMSVHFTTKACNLAANEQFFEELKKILNNLISHLMCHISEPSYKCYSVKRPKHGLIDELFVVFQVNPFAAGWDVTCHKTPSSCEDLTNSHIQKARWLIEEFFRRQMSILKHEFQNTPPIHYVDHSFQVTRLDSCRPGFGKNELTHNDCANCCVACDPGTYSPDNEVVCQKCTSIRIKHYGAKSC, encoded by the exons ATGGATGTGTCCCTTTCACAAAATGAAGTCATTGACCCCACCTACATGTGGATTGGGCCAGATGGACAGACACTAAATA AAAAACACTACGTGAATCTCACAGCAACTGGAAAATTGATGGTGCTTGATTTTAAAGAGCACATGTCCGGATCTTATACTTGCACACTTACTTACAGAGTTTTCCGAAATGACATGCAAGCAGAACAGGAAAGATTCAAGACATTTAAATTTATGGTTTATG CATACCGTGAACCAGATTACACATATCGAATGTCTGTTCACTTTACAACAAAAGCTTGCAACCTGGCGGCAAATGAACAGTTCTTTGAAGAGCTAAAGAAAATTCTGAATAATCTGATTTCCCACCTGATGTGTCATATCAGTGAGCCTTCGTACAAGTGTTATTCCGTGAAGCGACCCAAACATGGCCTCATAGATGAGCTGTTTGTTGTTTTTCAAG tGAACCCATTTGCCGCAGGTTGGGACGTTACTTGCCACAAGACTCCCTCTAGCTGTGAAGATCTCACCAACAGCCACATTCAAAAG GCCCGATGGCTCATTGAAGAGTTTTTCCGCAGGCAAATGTCCATCCTGAAACATGAGTTTCAGAACACCCCGCCAATCCATTATGTagaccatagtttccaagtcactCGTCTCGACAGCTGTCGCCCAGGGTTTGGGAAAAATGAGCTCACCCACAATGACTGCGCAAATTGCtgtg TGGCCTGTGATCCTGGGACCTACAGCCCAGACAATGAAGTGGTTTGCCAGAAATGTACAAGCATCCGGATTAAACACTATGGAGCAAAATCCTGTTAA